A DNA window from Streptomyces sp. CA-278952 contains the following coding sequences:
- a CDS encoding PTS transporter subunit EIIC, which translates to MTTAETAPAAEKKKGAGVMAVMQRIGRSLMLPVAVLPAAALLVRLGNGDMLGRESFPTFITKLAGYMSAGGNALLDNMALLFAVGIAIGFAKKSDGSTALAAVTGYLVFQKVLATFTDGSLPQKATVVDDKIVMVDAPVNAGVLGGVVMGIVVALLYQKFYRTKLPDWAGFFSGRRLVPILSAFAGLLIGIVFGLIWPVLGAGLHNFGEWLVGSGAVGAGIFGVANRALIPVGMHHLLNSFPWFQAGEYNGKNGDIARFLEGDPTAGQFMTGFFPIMMFALPAACLAIVHCARPERRKVVGGMMFSLALTSFVTGVTEPIEFTFMFVAPVLYAIHAVLTGVSMALTWALGMKDGFGFSAGLVDFLLNLGIASKPWLLVLVGLCFAAVYYVVFRFAITKFNLPTPGRESDEELAELQKAEAK; encoded by the coding sequence ATGACCACGGCTGAGACCGCACCCGCGGCCGAGAAGAAGAAGGGCGCCGGCGTGATGGCCGTCATGCAGCGCATCGGCCGCAGCCTCATGCTGCCGGTCGCCGTGCTGCCGGCTGCCGCGCTCCTGGTCCGCCTCGGCAATGGCGACATGCTGGGCCGCGAGTCGTTCCCGACGTTCATAACGAAGCTCGCCGGCTACATGTCCGCGGGCGGCAACGCGCTCCTCGACAACATGGCGCTGCTCTTCGCCGTCGGCATCGCGATCGGCTTCGCGAAGAAGTCGGACGGCTCCACCGCGCTGGCCGCCGTCACCGGCTACCTCGTCTTCCAGAAGGTGCTCGCGACCTTCACGGACGGCAGCCTGCCGCAGAAGGCCACCGTGGTCGACGACAAGATCGTCATGGTGGACGCTCCCGTCAACGCCGGCGTCCTCGGCGGTGTCGTGATGGGTATCGTCGTGGCCCTGCTGTACCAGAAGTTCTACCGGACGAAGCTGCCCGACTGGGCCGGCTTCTTCAGCGGCCGCCGTCTGGTCCCGATCCTCTCCGCCTTCGCGGGTCTGCTCATCGGTATCGTCTTCGGTCTGATCTGGCCGGTCCTCGGCGCGGGTCTGCACAACTTCGGTGAGTGGCTCGTCGGCTCCGGCGCGGTCGGCGCGGGCATCTTCGGTGTCGCCAACCGTGCGCTGATCCCGGTCGGCATGCACCACCTGCTGAACTCCTTCCCGTGGTTCCAGGCGGGCGAGTACAACGGCAAGAACGGTGACATCGCCCGCTTCCTGGAGGGCGACCCGACCGCCGGACAGTTCATGACCGGCTTCTTCCCGATCATGATGTTCGCCCTCCCGGCGGCCTGCCTCGCGATCGTCCACTGCGCCCGCCCGGAGCGCCGTAAGGTCGTCGGCGGAATGATGTTCTCGCTGGCGCTGACCTCGTTCGTCACCGGTGTGACCGAGCCGATCGAGTTCACCTTCATGTTCGTCGCCCCGGTGCTGTACGCGATCCACGCGGTGCTGACGGGTGTGTCGATGGCCCTGACCTGGGCGCTCGGCATGAAGGACGGCTTCGGCTTCTCGGCCGGCCTCGTCGACTTCCTGCTGAACCTCGGCATCGCGTCGAAGCCCTGGCTGCTGGTCCTGGTCGGCCTCTGCTTCGCAGCGGTCTACTACGTGGTCTTCCGCTTCGCGATCACCAAGTTCAACCTGCCGACCCCGGGCCGGGAGTCGGACGAGGAGCTCGCCGAGCTGCAGAAGGCCGAGGCGAAGTAG
- the rph gene encoding ribonuclease PH, with translation MSRIDGRTPEQLRPVTIERGWSKHAEGSVLISFGDTKVFCTASVTEGVPRWRKGSGEGWVTAEYSMLPRSTNTRGDREAVRGKIGGRTHEISRLIGRSLRAVIDYKALGENTIVLDCDVLQADGGTRTAAITGAYVALADAVTWAQGKKIVKAGRKPLTDTVAAISVGIVDGTPLLDLCYEEDVRAETDMNVVCTGDGRFVEVQGTAEGAPFDRKELGALLDLATAGCVDLAALQRDALARTQDA, from the coding sequence ATGTCTCGCATCGACGGCCGCACCCCCGAACAGCTCCGCCCCGTCACCATCGAACGCGGCTGGAGCAAGCACGCCGAGGGCTCAGTCCTCATCTCCTTCGGCGACACCAAAGTCTTCTGCACCGCCTCCGTCACCGAAGGCGTCCCGCGCTGGCGCAAGGGCAGCGGCGAAGGCTGGGTCACCGCCGAGTACTCCATGCTGCCCCGCTCCACCAACACCCGCGGCGACCGCGAAGCCGTACGCGGAAAGATCGGCGGACGCACCCACGAGATCAGCCGGCTGATCGGCCGTTCCCTGCGCGCCGTCATCGACTACAAGGCCCTCGGCGAGAACACCATCGTCCTGGACTGCGACGTCCTCCAGGCCGACGGCGGCACCCGCACGGCCGCCATCACCGGCGCCTACGTCGCCCTCGCCGACGCCGTCACCTGGGCCCAGGGCAAGAAGATCGTCAAGGCCGGCCGCAAGCCGCTCACCGACACCGTCGCCGCCATCAGCGTCGGCATCGTCGACGGCACCCCGCTCCTCGACCTCTGCTACGAGGAGGACGTCCGCGCCGAGACCGACATGAACGTCGTCTGCACCGGCGACGGCCGCTTCGTCGAGGTCCAGGGCACCGCCGAGGGCGCACCCTTCGACCGCAAGGAACTCGGCGCACTCCTCGACCTCGCCACCGCCGGCTGCGTCGACCTCGCCGCTCTCCAGCGCGACGCACTCGCCCGCACCCAGGACGCGTAG
- a CDS encoding PTS transporter subunit EIIC yields the protein MSSSAAAVPQRKGWNGPVQGLQKVGRSLQLPVAVLPAAGLLVSLGNLFSSYLDGAFWDKTSKVLLNGGGAILDGELGLPLLFCIGVAIGFAKKADGSTALAAVVGFLVYRGVLTAFPMDGTVTEALPDGEPQNPGVLGGILIGLLTAVVWQRYHRTKLVDWLGFFNGRRLVPILMAFLCVILGVLFGLLWQPVGDGLTWFSKQLIDLGSWGAAIFGFANRLLIPIGMHQFLNTFFWFQAGEFTGADGQTVQGDISRFFAQDPSAGQFTSGFFPIMMFGLPAAALAITHCARPERRKEVAGLMVSVALTSFVTGVTEPLEFSFMFVAPLLYGVHAVLTGASMGITWLLGVHAGFSFSAGLIDYVVNWHLDTKPWLIIPIGACFAVIYYVVFRFAIIKFDLKTPGREPEEVEREIEKDLTK from the coding sequence ATGAGTTCGAGCGCCGCTGCGGTACCGCAGCGAAAAGGGTGGAACGGACCGGTCCAGGGCCTGCAGAAGGTCGGGCGGAGCCTTCAGCTCCCGGTGGCCGTCCTCCCCGCCGCCGGCCTGCTCGTCAGTCTCGGCAACCTCTTCAGCTCGTACCTGGACGGCGCCTTCTGGGACAAGACCTCCAAGGTCCTGCTCAACGGCGGCGGCGCGATCCTCGACGGCGAGCTGGGCCTGCCCCTGTTGTTCTGCATCGGCGTCGCCATCGGCTTCGCGAAGAAGGCGGACGGCTCCACCGCGCTGGCGGCCGTCGTCGGCTTCCTGGTCTACCGGGGGGTGCTGACCGCCTTCCCCATGGACGGCACCGTGACGGAGGCCCTGCCCGACGGCGAGCCGCAGAATCCCGGCGTGCTCGGCGGCATCCTGATCGGGCTGCTGACCGCGGTCGTCTGGCAGCGCTACCACCGCACCAAGCTGGTCGACTGGCTCGGCTTCTTCAACGGGCGACGCCTGGTGCCGATCCTGATGGCGTTCCTCTGCGTGATCCTCGGCGTGCTGTTCGGACTGCTGTGGCAGCCGGTGGGCGACGGGCTGACCTGGTTCTCCAAGCAGCTGATCGACCTCGGCTCCTGGGGCGCGGCGATCTTCGGCTTCGCAAACAGGTTGCTGATCCCGATCGGCATGCACCAGTTCCTGAACACGTTCTTCTGGTTCCAGGCGGGCGAGTTCACCGGGGCGGACGGCCAGACCGTGCAGGGCGACATCTCCCGGTTCTTCGCCCAGGACCCGTCGGCCGGTCAGTTCACCTCGGGGTTCTTCCCGATCATGATGTTCGGCCTGCCGGCCGCGGCCCTGGCCATCACCCACTGCGCGCGGCCCGAGCGCCGCAAGGAGGTGGCGGGCCTGATGGTCTCGGTGGCGCTGACCTCGTTCGTCACGGGCGTGACCGAGCCGCTGGAGTTCTCCTTCATGTTCGTCGCGCCGCTGCTGTACGGCGTGCACGCAGTGCTCACCGGGGCGTCGATGGGCATCACCTGGCTGCTGGGGGTGCACGCGGGGTTCAGCTTCTCGGCCGGGTTGATCGACTACGTCGTCAACTGGCATCTGGATACGAAACCCTGGCTGATCATCCCGATCGGCGCGTGCTTCGCGGTGATCTACTACGTGGTCTTCCGTTTCGCGATCATCAAGTTCGACCTCAAGACACCGGGGCGCGAACCGGAGGAGGTCGAGAGGGAGATCGAGAAGGACCTCACCAAGTAG
- a CDS encoding glucose PTS transporter subunit EIIB, translated as MTKRTRSGRPSARETREKDMATKAEKIVAGLGGIDNIDEIEGCITRLRTEVHDPSKVDEAALKAAGAHGVVKMGTAIQVVIGTDADPIAADIEDMM; from the coding sequence GTGACAAAACGGACCCGCAGCGGGCGGCCGTCTGCGCGCGAAACCAGGGAGAAGGACATGGCCACCAAGGCTGAGAAGATCGTCGCCGGGCTCGGCGGTATCGACAACATCGACGAGATCGAAGGCTGCATCACCCGCCTCCGCACCGAGGTCCACGACCCCAGCAAGGTCGACGAAGCCGCCCTCAAGGCCGCCGGCGCCCACGGCGTCGTCAAGATGGGCACCGCGATCCAGGTCGTCATCGGCACCGACGCGGACCCCATCGCCGCCGACATCGAAGACATGATGTGA
- a CDS encoding GNAT family N-acetyltransferase translates to MITIRPARDADLDGFLALASQVEHWFGPMVEEPGFHRAVEAHIRDGAALVAESADVSGPVGGLLFGAEPPTYHVHWLVASEHRRGAGVGRLLMAEAMRRYVTGPGTVEVITFGPDHPGAVESGARVFYERLGFRPGEPGDPGPEGGSRQLYRLDVPVRPM, encoded by the coding sequence ATGATCACGATCAGACCCGCCCGGGACGCCGACCTCGACGGCTTCCTGGCCCTGGCGTCCCAGGTCGAGCACTGGTTCGGGCCGATGGTCGAGGAGCCGGGCTTCCACCGCGCGGTGGAAGCCCACATCCGTGACGGGGCGGCCCTGGTCGCCGAGTCCGCCGACGTGTCCGGCCCCGTCGGCGGCCTGCTGTTCGGCGCCGAACCGCCGACGTACCACGTGCACTGGCTCGTCGCCTCCGAACACCGCCGCGGCGCGGGCGTGGGACGGCTCCTGATGGCGGAGGCGATGCGTCGGTACGTCACCGGGCCCGGCACCGTCGAGGTGATCACCTTCGGACCCGACCACCCCGGGGCGGTGGAGAGCGGGGCCCGCGTCTTCTACGAGCGGCTCGGCTTCCGCCCCGGCGAGCCCGGGGACCCGGGACCGGAGGGCGGCTCCCGCCAGCTCTACCGGCTGGACGTGCCCGTACGCCCGATGTGA